One segment of Lachancea thermotolerans CBS 6340 chromosome E complete sequence DNA contains the following:
- a CDS encoding Zn(II)2Cys6 transcription factor (some similarities with uniprot|P39720 Saccharomyces cerevisiae YAL051W OAF1 Oleate-activated transcription factor acts alone and as a heterodimer with Pip2p activates genes involved in beta-oxidation of fatty acids and peroxisome organization and biogenesis) has product MTSNPPAVKAPREKPAAMFTCKSCRQRKRKCSREKPACQRCVRLAIPCVYELPPKHLIRSVSTGTIEGVGADSAGGAGSAGSASASASTSVSVDVSGRSSACSTAGAAGSGLLRDFPAGFMHGSALASLPTLEPTGSLDTDTRISGQPLKVHFHTTLDLDSHLHKDPFLLEFAASCVACGPQLARNPQSSGLGHAWFSLTVQCHDLLVPRLNSLKTPSPVPSLLAPGTPRTRAFQGPRSEDFQASCAALIADISSALPSMQAIETYKVQFYQNVYTAVPVLNIQTFERSFQDLVVGDSCGAARLKFGSADHHPKITHLVILLMAIRMGYVCLCLYNDRVERDALLKKQTELWLRQNAVPRDVLLLVKRCLELLDVYENPSEDILCCLIYLRQILLLERSDGWSLIGVTNAELLEATVYLASRMNLYSNAIDTMTEGATTVQEKLYRRKLWLSICSISLHEHTLRGGEPFVKARQLRQFSDHYQVFDDYRAISLRELPLDDQIELDYHIMLLKNHQFMEVLCDIEESHPSNVEFLDNKVHENERLALFFKDGFPDADPAYKIDVNLPLYLLCNSGHIPVRIGSVKQIAVFQTRFALLIKQLSNSSLLMFYYEKEYKFSNAVDSLYNFERHLFDSMKILLQLFEYYRDYAFGRLAEVTPSAMRYILANTMSPIFNRTTLVIHGIILRFVYLQERADFERDLEKAPLLQKIVSQLRALVVTSSDCMKMEFLPPKSLDLNRNFIRLLDARVLLISTKQYAVLDDIDLEKQHDAMQICGPGYADYYNNAVTQLSLNSLGKFLQLLESTTFNKKSDSPMNIFSNIASYSGASLDANENTSSFS; this is encoded by the coding sequence CCTCCTGCTGTTAAGGCGCCCAGGGAAAAGCCTGCTGCGATGTTCACTTGCAAAAGCTGTCGGCAGCGCAAGCGCAAATGCTCGAGGGAAAAACCCGCATGCCAGCGGTGTGTGCGTCTCGCGATCCCGTGCGTGTATGAGCTGCCTCCCAAGCACCTGATCCGCTCGGTGTCTACCGGCACGATCGAAGGCGTCGGCGCGGACAGCGCGGGCGGTGCGGGCAGCGCTggcagcgccagcgcgagcgcgagcacTAGTGTCAGCGTCGATGTCAGCGGCAGGAGCAGCGCCTGCAGCACCGCGGGTGCTGCTGGCTCAGGGCTTCTGCGCGACTTCCCGGCCGGCTTCATGCACGGCTCTGCGCTCGCGTCGCTCCCTACGCTCGAACCTACCGGCTCTCTCGACACAGACACGCGCATCTCGGGCCAACCGCTCAAAGTACATTTCCACACGACACTGGACCTCGACTCGCATCTCCACAAAGACCCATTCCTGCTTGAATTCGCCGCGTCCTGTGTCGCCTGCGGCCCGCAGCTCGCGCGCAATCCACAGTCCAGCGGGTTAGGCCACGCGTGGTTCAGCCTCACTGTCCAGTGCCACGACCTGCTAGTGCCCCGATTGAACTCCTTGAAGACTCCATCTCCGGTGCCCTCTCTACTTGCGCCTGGCACTCCGCGCACCCGCGCCTTCCAGGGGCCTCGTTCCGAGGACTTCCAGGCTTCCTGCGCAGCGCTCATAGCCGACATCTCCAGCGCCCTACCGTCCATGCAGGCCATTGAGACCTATAAAGTGCAGTTTTACCAGAATGTGTACACAGCCGTGCCCGTTCTCAATATCCAGACGTTTGAGCGCTCTTTCCAGGACCTTGTGGTCGGGGACTCATgcggcgcggcgcgccTGAAATTTGGCTCTGCAGACCACCATCCAAAGATTACGCACCTCGTAATCCTACTCATGGCTATTCGGATGGGCTATGTGTGCCTCTGTCTATACAACGACCGAGTCGAGCGTGACGCTTTACTCAAGAAACAGACTGAGCTGTGGCTGCGCCAAAACGCGGTCCCGCGCGACGTGCTGCTCTTGGTCAAAAGGTGTCTTGAGCTACTTGACGTGTATGAAAACCCCTCTGAGGATATTTTATGCTGTCTCATCTATCTACGCCAAATTCTGCTTCTCGAGAGAAGTGACGGTTGGTCATTGATTGGCGTCACCAACGCGGAGTTGCTTGAGGCCACCGTGTACCTTGCTTCGCGAATGAACCTGTATTCTAACGCGATCGACACGATGACAGAAGGCGCAACTACGgtgcaagaaaagctttatcGCCGGAAGTTGTGGCTTTCAATTTGTTCTATTAGTTTGCATGAGCATACACTTCGGGGTGGCGAGCCTTTCGTTAAGGCAAGGCAACTTCGCCAGTTTTCCGACCACTACCAAGTCTTCGACGACTATAGAGCTATTTCGTTGCGAGAGCTTCCTTTGGATGACCAGATCGAGCTAGACTACCACATAATGCTTCTGAAAAACCATCAGTTCATGGAAGTACTATGCGATATAGAGGAAAGCCATCCAAGCAACGTTGAGTTTCTGGACAACAAGGTTCACGAAAACGAACGGCTTGCTTTATTTTTCAAGGACGGGTTTCCTGATGCCGACCCTGCGTACAAGATTGATGTGAATCTTCCGTTGTACTTGCTGTGCAACTCAGGACATATTCCGGTGCGAATCGGTTCCGTCAAGCAGATCgctgtttttcaaacaagaTTCGCGCTTTTGATCAAACAGCTCTCCAACTCTTCGCTATTAATGTTTTACTACGAGAAAGAGTACAAATTCTCAAATGCGGTGGATTCTCTTTACAATTTTGAACGCCATCTGTTTGACTCCATGAAAATTCTTTTGCAACTGTTCGAATACTATAGAGATTACGCTTTTGGCAGATTAGCCGAAGTGACCCCTAGCGCTATGAGATATATTCTGGCCAACACAATGTCACCCATATTCAATCGTACGACCCTAGTGATACACGGGATCATTCTACGTTTTGTCTATCTTCAAGAACGAGctgactttgaaagagacCTAGAAAAGGCACCCTTGCTCCAAAAAATCGTGTCCCAACTTCGCGCCTTGGTCGTTACCTCTAGTGACTGCATGAAAATGGAATTTTTGCCGCCCAAATCACTTGATTTGAATCGTAACTTTATTCGACTCCTTGACGCTAGAGTCTTGCTCATTTCTACCAAGCAGTATGCAGTTCTAGACGACATCGATCTCGAGAAACAGCATGACGCGATGCAGATTTGTGGGCCTGGATATGCGGATTATTACAATAACGCTGTAACGCAACTGAGTTTGAACTCGCTTGGAAAATTTctccagctcctggaaTCTACGACGTTTAATAAAAAGAGCGACTCCCCCATGAACATTTTCAGCAACATTGCTAGTTATAGCGGAGCGTCTCTTGACGCAAACGAAAATACCTCTTCCTTTTCATGA